CCCTTGCGAAAGAAGAAGGCATCTTTGCAGGCATCTCAACAGGCGCGAATGTTAAAGCAGCTTTAAAAGTCGCAAAGCAACTTAATAAAGAAGCAACCATTCTTACCGTATCCCCATCCAATGCTGAACGATATTTATCAACTGATTTATTTAAAGATGTATAAAATAAAAAACATAAGTGATTTTATTCAATTCACTTATGTT
The sequence above is a segment of the Methanocalculus natronophilus genome. Coding sequences within it:
- a CDS encoding pyridoxal-phosphate dependent enzyme, whose amino-acid sequence is IQGIGAGFIPSILDQSIYDEVITITNEEAFEMARTLAKEEGIFAGISTGANVKAALKVAKQLNKEATILTVSPSNAERYLSTDLFKDV